One genomic window of Campylobacter curvus includes the following:
- a CDS encoding ParB/RepB/Spo0J family partition protein yields the protein MVKKKSLGRGLSAIFEDVEQAYKKEFADLSSDSDIVEEIEIAKILPNPYQPRQHFDEEALKELSESIKRHGLIQPIIVIKKDDGYMLIAGERRYRATKMLGERKIKAIIADLKSQNLRELALIENIQRENLNPIELANSYKELINEYKITQDGLANIIHKSRTQITNTMRLLLLSKSTQKLLQEDKLTQGHAKVIVGLSVGDEKMIVDTVIGQKLSVRETENLVKKLKNKDLQKKEKPSISKEYADKLLKLQGVFEVFDIKSKIKSKNLILEFSDTTQIEKFIDKLK from the coding sequence ATAGTGAAGAAAAAGAGTTTGGGGCGCGGACTTAGTGCGATATTTGAGGATGTGGAGCAGGCATATAAAAAAGAATTTGCAGATCTTAGCTCGGACTCGGATATCGTCGAAGAGATAGAGATAGCTAAAATTTTGCCAAACCCTTACCAGCCGCGTCAACATTTTGACGAGGAGGCGCTAAAAGAGCTTAGTGAGAGCATAAAAAGACACGGGCTCATCCAGCCTATAATCGTCATAAAAAAAGACGACGGCTATATGCTGATCGCCGGCGAGCGCAGATACCGCGCTACAAAGATGCTGGGCGAACGCAAGATCAAAGCCATCATAGCCGATCTGAAATCTCAAAATTTACGCGAGCTTGCACTTATAGAAAATATCCAACGTGAAAATTTAAACCCGATAGAGCTTGCAAATTCCTACAAAGAGCTCATCAACGAATACAAAATCACCCAAGACGGGCTCGCAAACATCATACACAAAAGCAGGACTCAGATAACAAACACTATGAGGCTTCTTTTGCTCAGTAAATCCACGCAAAAACTACTGCAAGAAGACAAGCTAACTCAAGGTCACGCAAAGGTCATCGTAGGTCTTAGTGTGGGCGATGAAAAGATGATCGTAGATACCGTGATCGGTCAGAAGCTAAGCGTGAGAGAGACTGAAAATTTAGTCAAAAAGCTCAAAAACAAAGACTTGCAAAAAAAAGAAAAACCGAGCATTTCAAAAGAGTATGCCGATAAACTCTTGAAACTTCAGGGCGTATTCGAGGTTTTTGATATAAAATCCAAAATCAAATCTAAAAATTTAATACTAGAATTTAGCGATA
- a CDS encoding ParA family protein has protein sequence MSEVITIANQKGGVGKTTTAVNLAASLAVAEKKVLLVDIDPQANATTGLGFNRSDYEFNIYHVLTDRKKLSQIVLKTEIPTLFLAPSNIGLVGIEQEFNDQNKDYKLILKNKIAEVIDDYDFIIIDSPPALGSITINALSASDSVIIPIQCEFYALEGLALILNTVKIIKKTINPKLSIKGFLPTMFSSQNNLSKETIANLKQHFKHKLFTSKDDKDDLVVIPRNVKLAESPSFGKPVILYDIKSPGSIAYQNLAYSILN, from the coding sequence ATGAGTGAAGTTATAACGATAGCAAATCAAAAAGGTGGGGTCGGAAAGACGACTACGGCTGTAAATTTAGCTGCATCTTTGGCGGTTGCCGAGAAAAAGGTTTTGCTCGTGGATATCGATCCTCAGGCGAATGCGACGACCGGGCTAGGATTTAACAGAAGCGATTATGAGTTTAATATCTATCACGTTTTGACCGATCGCAAAAAACTCTCTCAGATCGTTCTTAAAACCGAGATACCTACGCTATTTTTAGCCCCCTCAAACATCGGACTAGTCGGCATAGAGCAAGAATTTAACGATCAAAACAAAGACTATAAGCTGATTTTAAAAAATAAAATCGCAGAGGTCATAGATGACTATGACTTCATCATTATCGATAGCCCTCCCGCGCTTGGTAGCATAACGATAAATGCGCTTAGTGCGAGCGATAGTGTGATAATCCCGATACAATGCGAATTTTACGCGCTTGAAGGTCTGGCACTCATCCTAAACACCGTTAAAATCATCAAAAAGACGATAAACCCAAAGCTTAGCATCAAGGGATTTTTGCCGACGATGTTCAGCTCGCAAAACAACCTCTCAAAAGAGACGATCGCAAATTTAAAACAGCATTTTAAACATAAACTTTTTACGAGCAAGGACGACAAGGACGATCTGGTCGTTATCCCTCGTAATGTCAAATTAGCCGAGAGCCCTAGCTTTGGCAAGCCGGTCATCCTTTACGATATAAAATCGCCGGGCTCGATAGCGTATCAAAATTTGGCATATTCGATTTTAAATTGA